A segment of the Nerophis lumbriciformis linkage group LG08, RoL_Nlum_v2.1, whole genome shotgun sequence genome:
ctacattaACGAGCTACCGCCCAACACGTGGCTAGCAACAGTGtctgtttcctcttcatccaATGAGCACAGTAGAACTATCGgcccgcccacaatggatgtgctgccgggcacacatCCTCCTGAGTATCACTGAtacttgtttttggtctatttctttatttttagttacacattttatgaaaaaaatattgccctgttatgcaaaatacaAACACTGCAGAtgatgctggttctcaggaggacatGTGTGCAGGTGTAAGtggtagagtgtgtgtgtgcatgtgtgtgtgtgtgtttgtgtattcaGCTCCTTTAACAAGGTGTCACAGAAACCCACGTGTTAACCTGAAACATGTCCAGGATCGGATTGTATGACACACACAGATtgctaatttgtgtgtgtgtgtgtgtgtgtaaacaggcGAAAAACCCTCTGAGATTTCCATCCAGCTTGTATTCCATCATGATGTATGGACAGATCCTTCACCCTCCCCCTCGTGAGGACTGCTTCATCGTCGTCAACGTTGGAGGTTTCAAGCAAAAACTGGATCACAACGTTCTCAACCGCTTCCCTCAGACCCGCCTGGCTCGTCTTTTGTGCTGCAACTCCAGAGAAGCCGTCCTGGAGCTTTGCGATGACTTCATCCCCGCAGAAATGGAGTATTATTTTGACCGTAATCCACTTTTTTTCGGTTACATTCTGAACTTCTACCTGACAGGTAAAATGCACCTGGTGGATGGTTTGTGCGTGGTGTCCTTCTCCCAAGAGATCGAATATTGGGGTATCAAGGAGTGCCACCTGGACTTGTGCTGTAGCGGTTCATACCAAGACCTCCTGGATGAAGCCGATGACGTGGGCGGGGAAACATTCACAGAAGATCTGTCTGCTGTGGACCAGGAAGTCGATCTGTTTGACGGCACCTGCTGTGCAAATGTGCGTCAGAATGTTTGGATCCACCTTGAGAATCCGTCGTACTCAACTTCAGCCAAAGCCATGGCCGTTGCATCCATGAGTGTGGTCCTGGTGTCCATCGTGGCCATGTGTGTCCATAGCATGCCAGACTTCCAGCAGGTGGACCACAACAACAAACAGCTTGAAGACCCAGTGCTGAATTTCTTTGAAAACCTCTGCGTCCTCCTGTTTTCTGTAGAATTTATTCTTCGTCTAGTCGTCGCTCCATCAGCCAGGAACTTTTTACGCAGCCCTCTCAATGTCATCGACTTGATGTCAATCATGCCGTTCTACGTGACTTTGGCTTGCGATGTTGGTCTGGTGGATGAAGGTGAAAACTCAGAGGTGGAGAAGGTGGGCAAAGTGATGCAGATCCTAAAGTTGATGCGAGTCTTCCGCATCTTAAAGCTGGCTCGCCACTCGGCGGGCCTGCGCTCTCTGGGGGCCACGCTGCGACACAGCAGTCGGGAAGTCGGTCTCCTGGTGCTTTTCTTGTTTGTGGGAATCTCCATGTTCTCTGCACTCATGTACTTTGTCGAGAAGGAGTCCCTGGAGTCAGAGCTGCAGACGATCCCTATTGGCTGGTGGTGGGCCACCATTAGCATGACCACCGTGGGCTACGGGGACACTTTTCCCGTTACTCTCGCTGGAAAGCTGGTAGGAACTGTGTGTATTCTCTCCGGGCTGCTTATGGTGGCTTTGCCCATCACCAACATCTTCAATAAGTTCACCAACTTCTACCAGAAACACAATAAAGTGGACCAGATGAAAGCACAAACATTATCCAGTGAGTGAAAGAATGTTCCCTATCCTGCTGGACGGACATTTTATTTATCACACAATTAGCAGGTGATTACTGAACATGAGCAGGGATGAAGATGGATTTTagaacagtggaacctcgatatacgaacctaattggttcttgaacagggttcataaATACAACCGTTTGTGTATAAGCAAATGTATACAtaataaacaatgtaaacataaataatgggttccagctagggatgtcccgatccaatatttggatcggatcggccgccgatatttgccaaaaaatgcgtgtcggcaaggcatgggaaaatgccgatccagatccagttttaaaaaaaaaactccggtctgtgttttccaacgcaccgatttaaataatacattccactt
Coding sequences within it:
- the LOC133612041 gene encoding delayed-rectifier potassium channel regulatory subunit KCNS3-like — protein: MMYGQILHPPPREDCFIVVNVGGFKQKLDHNVLNRFPQTRLARLLCCNSREAVLELCDDFIPAEMEYYFDRNPLFFGYILNFYLTGKMHLVDGLCVVSFSQEIEYWGIKECHLDLCCSGSYQDLLDEADDVGGETFTEDLSAVDQEVDLFDGTCCANVRQNVWIHLENPSYSTSAKAMAVASMSVVLVSIVAMCVHSMPDFQQVDHNNKQLEDPVLNFFENLCVLLFSVEFILRLVVAPSARNFLRSPLNVIDLMSIMPFYVTLACDVGLVDEGENSEVEKVGKVMQILKLMRVFRILKLARHSAGLRSLGATLRHSSREVGLLVLFLFVGISMFSALMYFVEKESLESELQTIPIGWWWATISMTTVGYGDTFPVTLAGKLVGTVCILSGLLMVALPITNIFNKFTNFYQKHNKVDQMKAQTLSSE